GTCACCCacactgcacacacacaaaatggcggcggcggggggacgcGGCCCGGGAGGCGCGGCCCGAGGGGGCGGCACGGGGGCGGGCGGCACCGCCCGGGACCGGCCCCTGGGAGGGCCCCGGGCCGCGGCTCCAGCCCCCCGGTGGTGACGGCGGCCATGGCTGGTGGGGTCGGAGGGCGGGTGCTGCTCGGCTGAGGCCCAGCGTGGAGGTACGGGGCGGTACGGcgggctggccctgctccatGCCCCGCTGCTGCGCGAAGGGAACCGAGGCCCCgtcggggctgggggtgtgcggggcgggagggatggcggcgggaggcggcgggggtcCAGCCTGCGTGCGGGTCGCCAGGGACCCGGTGAGGCCTCGTCTGGAGATTGGCTCTGGGGCGGTGAGGGCGGTGGGGCAGAGCCTCCCCTCGTCGTGGGGTCGTGCCTCAGCCCGGGGCGCTCGGTGCCCTCGCTCAGGGTCCCTggggccgccccgctcccctcctgTTGCTGTCAGCGCTGGCTGGTCGTCGCTGGAGGTGGCCGGCGGGCTACGGGGAGCCGGGCGCAGGACAGGACTGTGCCATGGCTGTCCCGCTCGGGGCAGGGTGTGGGCTGAGCTTTGTGAAACTTTTATTTTCGGGGCTGGAGCGTTTCAGACTCCTCCCTGTAGGCTTAGCCAGCACCTTAGTGCAGACACAGGTCTTTGGTCCCAAAATGCACCTTTGTCCAGTGACTTTTTGTAAGGCTGATCTCTAATTTGcgactttcttccttttgcagtcAGGTGGATTCTGGCAGGCCCTGGGAATCAGGTAATCTCAGCCAGGACTCAGGAGCAATGTCGCAACAACTCCTCTACCGTGCTCTGGTGTCTGCAAAATGGCTTTCAGAAGCCATCAAGTCCCAGCAGGCTGGTCTGGCCTTGAGAATCGTGGATGCATCTTGGTATTTGCCGAAGATGAAACGCGACCCAAAGCGGGAATTTGAGGAGCGCCATATCCCTGGTGCAGTTTTCTTTGATATTGACCAATGCAGCGACCGTACTTCACCTTACGATCACATGCTGCCCAAGGCTGATGACTTTGCTGAGTATGTGGGGAAGCTGGGTGTGGGGAATGATTCCCATGTTGTGGTGTATGATGGCAGCGACCAAGGTCTCTTCTCAGCACCCCGGGTGTGGTGGATGTTCCGGGCCTTTGGACATGATGCCGTCTCTGTTCTGGATGGTGGCCTGAAGAACTGGCAGCGAGAGGGCAATGTGCTGAGCTCTGGGAAAAGCCAGGTAGCTCCCTCGGAGTTCCACGCCTCCTTGGACAAGTCCCTAGTGAAAACATACGAGGACGTCTTAGATAACTTGGATTCCCACCGCTTCCAGCTAGTGGATGCACGTGCTGCAGGACGGTTCCGGGGAGTAGAGCCAGAGCCCCGAGATGGTAATGTGCCTCCTGAGACATTGGCATAGTAAAAAGGGGCTTTATTTAAGGTGCTAATCAGTCTGACTCCTTTAGAGGTAATGAAGGGGCATATGGTTGTCCCTTATGGGATGGGACTTGAGGCAGTGTATCCACCTGTGCTCCTTTCCTTTTGACTTTACTAGTGCTGCTCTTTGAAAATTCAGGAGTGGGGAagccatgtattttttttcttttcctcatgaGGGGCTGGGGTGAGGACCGTAGCTTTCACACACCTCAAAGATATTAATTGGTCTCTTCATGTAGTGCTGCTACTCTTCCCGTCAGAAAGGCCTGTGGAGGTGCTTCAGTCAGTGCCTCACCAGAATAAGTTGATTTGATTTCGGGGAAGAtgtggagggaactgggaggaaaaataaaacttgacaGAATTGTAACCATGTGGTAACCTGAAGGTTAGAGCCATCCTCCCTGCGTAATCAGAAATCTAGTAAAGCAGAGTTCaacaaaaaggaatttatttgttttaacaaaATACACTAAACAATAAATATTCCTCCCAGTGAAACAGCAAATGGGTTTTGTAATAGATTTGTCCCAGACAGTAGAGGTTAATTCCTATCTGTATTGCTTTTCCTCCAGGAATTGAGCCTGGTCATGTCCCTGGGTCGATGAACATCCCCTTCACTGATTTTCTCACAGAGTCTGGCTTAGAGAAGACCCCTGAGCAGATCCGCAGTATGTTCCAGGAGAAGAAGGTGGACCTCTTAAAGCCGGTGGTAGCCACGTGTGGCTCTGGGGTCACTGCCTGCCATGTGGCTCTGGCGGCATACCTCTGTGGCAAACCAGATGTTGCTGTGTACGATGGGGCCTGGGTGGAATGGTACATGCGGGCACAgcctgaaaatattatttctgagggaaaggggaagacGGTGTAATACGCTGCTTCATCTCCCAGCTGTGCAGTAATTTGCCTTGAAACAGGATTTGGAAAAGATGGGTTTAGCATTCCTGGTTAAGTGTTTTGAGGTAAAGGTGTTGGGTAACAAGTACGGGGACATGGTGTTTTGGCACTTTGTCCTTACCCTACTGCTGCTGCTTAGGAGCATAAAGATGACCTGGGCAGCCagctctaggtgaccctgcttgagcaggtggGGTGAACCAGATGTCCTCCCAAGGTCACTTCCAATCTCAGCTGTTTTGTGACTTTGTGACCTTTTTACCATATCAGATAGAAGGAAGAGAGTGCTGGTGGCAGCATGGGTAAGTAATTCAGTCAAGCCAAGCTCATCACTTGGGATATACCACCACATTCACTCACAGGATGGTCATACTTGTATAACTGTGCCTCATAATCCTGCTCTCTGCTTCTGTCTCAGAAGCCATCCACATACTTTATGGCCATTTTGAGTGCAAAGCTAGGGAAAGACACAGCTGTTAAAGGAGCAAATATGGCTTCCAGGTTGGCACTTAGGTTGGAGACTTGGTTTGGATTTCTTCTTGCACTTGGACTCTAACTGCAATGTGTACTTAGCCGGTTTTGTACCCCCATGGTCCAAAATCCcccttggggaaaaagaaaagattctgGGATTAAAAAAGGGTAAATAAATACGTGTTTCAAGGTCTTTCTGCTGAATGGAATTTATGTGAGTGTTGCTTGGGTGATTCCTTTTCAGGAACTCGATTTTTATGGGATCACTTTGTCTTGATGATTCAAATGAGGTGTTTCCTTCTCTCCATGAGTAGAACTACATCTCTTACCCCCAACAAGCTCTTTGGCCCAGGAAAGACAATGGCATACCTCGCTCTTGGGACTTTTCACCATCTTCCTCCACTCAGTCCTTGTCCATTTGCTTTTTGGCCTAAAACTCCATGTTAGTAACAGCTCTGTTCTTCAAAGACTGGATGTCATCTCACATGGTGAAAATTGGACTGCATAGGTGTTTCCATTCTTTCCATGAGACTTACCATGTAAACTTAAAAAAGGGGAACTGAGACCTACAGAGGAATAGCCCACAAGGGCATGCATTTTCCCCCAAGACCATTGTCTTATATATGAGAGTTGAAATCCCGCTGGGTATCCCTGACAATGTTGAAGAATTTGTTCCCTCTAGGATTTTCtcctcttattaaaaaaaaaaaaaaaaaaaaaaagaaaacaaaaacaaaaagaggaaaagacctGCACATATTCTGGCCCACTGGTAACTTAGAAAGTTAATGAGACAGGTTCTGCTCTTGGGCTTGCAGCAACAGGTGCCTGTAGACATTGAGGATGATGGGGTCATCCTTTCTAGAGGATGCTTTGGGTGCTTATAGTCACAGATTTGCAGGGTCCCTTCCTAGGCAGTCAATATGAGGGCTGGATCCTTTCCTGTTGGAGGGTGTTTattctttgcatttcctttggCCTCTGGTGGCTGCACATACAGCCTGCCCATTCTTTCCACCCATTTCCAGTGACTGAAAGCATTCAATTTCCCTACTTCATGTCAGTCTAACAACCTAGCTCTTCAGGGACTTGAGGCTGGCATTACAGCAAATGCTGAGTATATGGAGTGCGAAGGGATCTGAAATGAGTGGCCTTTTAGTATGCAGTGCAAGACAGATCTGGATAAAATAATAAACCTTTATACTTGCCAGCTTCCATTTAGTTCTTCAGGCTTAGACTTCCCAAAAGGGCTTACTTTGCAGGTTATAGCATGCCCAGCAAATTGTTAAGACTTTCAATTCTGGGTTTAATTGATGGTTTAATTAATCATCATCTCCTTCCTGCTAGGGGAAGGTTTTTTTACTCCCATGCTTTATGAATTTCCCCACCCAGGTAATCACTGTGTTTTTAAAGGCTGGTAGCAACACCTTGCTTTATCCCAAGCAGGGTAATTTTCTAGCAACTGTTTCCTgtaggggaaagggaagaactAGCTGGCATGTAATGTAGGACATCTGATTGAAGTGTGTAACTGAGAACCCTTAAAAACAACTTTGTAATCTGTAGTACGGTGTTGATGTGGAAACAAAAGGATAAGCACTGGCTGGGGTGACTGGCTGGGAACAGCAAGTGGTGCTAAACTCTCTGAGGAGGGGCCTCCCAATCTGAGCAACAGGGGTGCTGCTTTTTTAAGACACTTTAACTTAAAGATACTTGTACAGACAGTTTTGTCTAGTATGGGATCTTATAGCAGGATCTGGCTTGTGACATCTTTTCAGTTCAGGATTTCTAGCTTCTCCCACCATCAGCCAAGCTTAGAGGCTGTCTGGTGGGTAGTTAAGGTTTAATAGCCTAGGTGTGGCTGGGAGGTGAGGCTGATATTGTTAGTGTGTGGCCAAGCCCTTATGTACAGACAAACAGGAGCGGTGtgcctgttttgtttctccAGGAAAATTTAGTTACTAGAGAAAATTGACATATTCTTTCAGACTTTGCTAATCATTTCCAATGGATGCAGAGGgctggcttttgcttttgtcCTTCCAGAACATTTGGCAATGCAGCTTAAGTGCTGTGTTTCGTTTTCCCCACTGACCCCAACAGTCCCTGGGGTCAGTGGGAATCTCTCTGCTTCCCCTTGAGACTGAGCTGCTTTTCTCTGGTCTCTGTGTGCGGGGAGGTGCCTGGTGCAGCCCAGCCATCAACCTGGAGATCGCAAACTGAGTGAAAGATTTCCCTCTCCCCTTGCCCTACTTTTTGACTGTGTGGCTCGAAGACATCCACAGGGCCTGTTCCCCTCTCTGGCAGGTGTGCCAAGGTTGGCAGTACTCAACTGCCCTTTTCCTGGCTGGGTTTGGAACCATAAAATCTCAGCGGTTCTTCAGGTTCCCAGCTTTTGGCAAATCTTTTACCAGATGATTAGCTTTGCCTTGATTTCCCTAGAGAGGATAAATGGAGAACTTCCTTCCCATGACAAGATACTTTGTCTTTCTAGGGTATGCCCTGTTACATCATGTATCAAAAATATGTCCAAGAGTGTCTTCTGATGTTCTCCCTCCTTTTAGCTGAGATCTGTTCTCATGCTGCAGGCAAAGCACTGGCAATGTTGTGGAGAATGAGACAACGTTTTCAAAGCCTAGAGACTGTAAAAATCCTATTTTGAGCCATAACAGATGCTACTGGACATATGGAACATCTGAGGGGACTCACACCAGGACTATAAATATTCTGCAGATCTTCATGTCCCTGACTCCGTGGGTGGACTTCCTCTGGGAACTGGGAAGGGGACAAGTGTATATGAGAGCAAATCACTAGTGTTTATGACTGTCCTGTGGAAAATTTGCCGCAGGGAAAGGGGAGTAGCATATCTTCGGTGGGATAGGGCTCATGGTGGCCAAAAAGTAGCCTGAAAATAGCCATGATGTAGGAAGAGGGTGACATTGATCTATGGCTAACTTGAGACTGGAGCTTTTAGAGCTCTCTATATAAATTTGAGAATCCCAGTCCAGCAGGTAAACTCTTCATTGGTTTATAGTTACATTTTACTATCTGTAATACTTTTGTCCTGAAGTAGTTTTGGACTCCAAGAAAACAGTCTGGTCAATGGTTCTCCAACAGTAATCCCATAGTCCCTTGTACCTCACATGTCGTCTTAATTccctgccttcctcttccttctctacCACGCAGGTATGcagtatttcatatttcatttccCAGCAAACCTTTTGTTCCCCTGCAAACTTTTCCAAATAGCCCCTCTTCTGCCAGCAGTGCTGTCCCTTCCCACTAACAACCACCGCATGAGCAACGGTAATTGCCATTGCCTGCAGGGGCTTTTCGTGTTCTTCCCATCTCTCCTGGTCCCAGCCCACAACTGGGTGCTATGGGACTGTTTTCTGTCCTCGTCCCAGCACTCTTCCAGCAGAGGTGCTAAGTgatgcacacgcacacacacagactACACACTATTTTGGATGCAGGTACATTGCTCACAGACCACACGAAGCACAAGGAGCTGGAGAAAGAGTAGCTCACCTGAACACTGTGGAACCTTTCTCTTCCAACTCTGATGTGCCTTGGCTCAGCTGGCAGTCAGGCTGGGCTTTGTTGGGTACAAGTGAActgccttcctcccacccccaagTCCAGTGTAGggagttttcttttccctgttcaCTGTTGGCAAATGTCAAATGTAAGACCATTACttgtcctcccctccccacttcCTACAGAGACGAGAGAGGAGGTGGTTTCTTCTCCAGTGCCTCATGCCACAGTGTGTTCATTAACTAAATGATCACAAAAGCTTAATCCCAGATGTGTGTTCCCAGCCTGCCAGAGTGGTGACACCGTTTGTGCCAACACACGGTGATCCCTGATCCCACTGGCACTCTGCAATGCAAAAATCCCTGAAGAGCAGCTCCACAGCGTCAGTGATGCATTGAACGCCGCGTACCCAGCTGACTTGTCAGGCTGCAATGTATGTACAGAATGCTGCAGTGTGTGTGGCTTTCTGCAGGTTTGCACTGCAGGCCTGCTGGTGG
The Phalacrocorax aristotelis chromosome 1, bGulAri2.1, whole genome shotgun sequence DNA segment above includes these coding regions:
- the MPST gene encoding 3-mercaptopyruvate sulfurtransferase, coding for MSQQLLYRALVSAKWLSEAIKSQQAGLALRIVDASWYLPKMKRDPKREFEERHIPGAVFFDIDQCSDRTSPYDHMLPKADDFAEYVGKLGVGNDSHVVVYDGSDQGLFSAPRVWWMFRAFGHDAVSVLDGGLKNWQREGNVLSSGKSQVAPSEFHASLDKSLVKTYEDVLDNLDSHRFQLVDARAAGRFRGVEPEPRDGIEPGHVPGSMNIPFTDFLTESGLEKTPEQIRSMFQEKKVDLLKPVVATCGSGVTACHVALAAYLCGKPDVAVYDGAWVEWYMRAQPENIISEGKGKTV